Proteins encoded by one window of uncultured Celeribacter sp.:
- a CDS encoding lytic transglycosylase domain-containing protein, with translation MRTSAIFYAMSALVGALSICTGPNIAFAQSAPVERAAFADRYAAHIAEASQRFGIPEHWIRAVMRAESAGNVRAVSSAGAMGLMQVMPDTWAGLRIRHRLGRDPYDPRDNILAGTAYLREMFDRYGNVAAMLAAYNAGPGRYDEYLATGRRLPAEARAYVAALVPVLGGSAPSDAPSRQPPPPPDWRAAPLFVMRPGDDRAAGNTPSQGRTGDTDDAIFVADASDGGAP, from the coding sequence ATGCGAACATCCGCCATTTTCTACGCGATGTCGGCACTGGTCGGCGCGCTTTCCATTTGCACCGGACCCAACATTGCATTTGCGCAATCTGCACCGGTTGAGCGCGCTGCCTTCGCTGATCGGTATGCCGCCCATATCGCCGAAGCATCGCAGCGGTTCGGTATCCCGGAGCATTGGATTCGCGCCGTCATGCGCGCCGAAAGTGCGGGTAATGTGCGGGCAGTCTCGTCGGCAGGCGCAATGGGATTGATGCAGGTCATGCCCGACACCTGGGCGGGCCTGCGCATCCGGCACCGGCTCGGCCGCGATCCCTATGACCCGCGCGACAATATCCTCGCGGGCACGGCATACTTGCGCGAAATGTTCGACCGCTACGGCAATGTCGCGGCAATGCTGGCAGCCTATAATGCCGGTCCCGGTCGCTATGACGAATATCTGGCAACGGGCCGACGATTGCCCGCCGAGGCCCGCGCCTATGTCGCGGCACTTGTCCCGGTCCTTGGTGGTTCAGCCCCATCCGATGCACCGTCCCGGCAACCGCCACCACCCCCAGACTGGCGCGCCGCACCGCTGTTCGTCATGCGCCCAGGCGACGATCGTGCTGCGGGGAATACGCCGTCACAAGGACGAACTGGCGACACCGACGACGCCATTTTCGTCGCAGATGCCAGCGACGGAGGCGCACCATGA
- the cobO gene encoding cob(I)yrinic acid a,c-diamide adenosyltransferase, with protein MTDDLTADDITARHNEKMRKIKAARDKLMATKTEEKGLIMVHTGSGKGKSSSGFGMIMRCIGHGMPAAVVQFIKGNWETGEKTLLRERFADEVRFFVSGEGFTWETQDRDRDVAAAQNGWRIAKEQILDPEIQFVLLDEINIALRYDYLDIDEVVDFLLTQKPPMTHVCLTGRNAKPELIEAADLVTEMTLIKHPFKDGVKAQKGVEL; from the coding sequence ATGACCGATGACCTCACCGCCGACGACATCACCGCCCGCCACAACGAAAAAATGCGCAAAATCAAAGCCGCGCGGGACAAGTTGATGGCTACGAAGACCGAGGAAAAAGGTCTCATCATGGTGCATACCGGCAGTGGCAAGGGCAAATCCTCGTCAGGCTTCGGCATGATCATGCGCTGCATCGGTCACGGCATGCCCGCCGCCGTCGTGCAATTCATCAAGGGCAACTGGGAGACCGGCGAAAAGACGCTGCTGCGCGAGCGTTTCGCCGACGAGGTGCGGTTTTTCGTCTCCGGTGAAGGCTTTACCTGGGAAACTCAGGACCGTGATCGTGACGTGGCGGCGGCACAAAACGGCTGGCGCATCGCCAAGGAACAGATTCTCGACCCTGAAATCCAGTTCGTCCTCTTGGATGAGATCAACATCGCGCTCCGCTACGATTATCTCGACATCGACGAGGTGGTCGATTTCCTGTTGACCCAAAAGCCGCCGATGACCCACGTCTGCCTCACCGGACGCAACGCCAAGCCCGAATTGATCGAGGCCGCCGATCTGGTGACCGAGATGACGCTGATCAAACACCCGTTCAAGGACGGGGTGAAAGCGCAAAAGGGCGTGGAGCTTTAA
- the glyA gene encoding serine hydroxymethyltransferase gives MSQPVADGSVGNASLSDTDSAILAAIADERTRQRDCIELIASENFVSPAVLEAQGSILTNKYAEGYPHRRYYGGCANVDVAEDLAIERLNRLFGSTYANVQPHSGSQANQAVLLALLKPGDTILGLDLKAGGHLTHGAAVNLSGRWFDVVSYGVDADSHLIDMDQVAELARRHRPELLIAGGSAYPGTLDFARFRAIADEVGAILMVDMAHFAGLVAGDAYPSPILFADVVTSTTHKTLRGPRGGFVLTNDAQIAKKINSAVFPGLQGGPLMHVIAAKAVAFGEALDPSFKIYARRVVENCRVLAQTLIDGGLAITSGGTDCHLAVVDLRPLGLTGNIAEKALESVGVTLNKNAIPNDPEKPMVTSGIRVGSAAGTSRGFGPDEYKQIAGLMLGTLHAVRDGTLDAERERISGLVRDLVRRFPLPY, from the coding sequence TTGAGCCAGCCTGTCGCTGACGGAAGCGTCGGGAACGCCAGCCTGTCGGACACAGACAGCGCGATCCTCGCCGCCATTGCCGATGAACGCACCCGCCAACGTGACTGTATCGAACTGATTGCATCGGAGAACTTCGTCAGCCCCGCCGTTCTGGAAGCGCAGGGCTCGATCCTCACCAACAAATACGCCGAAGGCTATCCGCACCGGCGCTATTATGGCGGCTGCGCCAATGTCGATGTGGCTGAAGACCTCGCCATCGAACGCCTGAACCGGCTTTTCGGCAGCACATACGCCAATGTGCAGCCGCATTCGGGCAGTCAAGCCAATCAGGCGGTGCTTCTTGCGCTGCTGAAGCCCGGCGACACGATCCTTGGGCTCGACCTCAAGGCGGGCGGGCATCTGACCCATGGCGCAGCCGTCAACCTGTCAGGCCGGTGGTTCGATGTCGTCAGCTATGGCGTGGACGCTGACAGCCATCTGATCGACATGGATCAGGTGGCGGAACTGGCGCGCAGGCATCGCCCCGAATTGCTGATCGCGGGCGGTTCAGCCTATCCCGGCACTCTGGATTTTGCCCGTTTCCGTGCAATCGCGGATGAAGTGGGGGCGATCCTGATGGTTGATATGGCGCATTTCGCGGGGCTGGTTGCGGGCGATGCCTATCCTTCGCCAATCCTTTTTGCCGATGTCGTCACCTCGACCACGCACAAGACGCTGCGCGGGCCACGCGGCGGGTTCGTTCTGACCAATGACGCGCAGATTGCAAAGAAAATCAACTCGGCGGTCTTCCCCGGCCTGCAAGGCGGCCCGCTCATGCATGTCATCGCGGCGAAGGCGGTGGCGTTTGGCGAGGCACTGGACCCTTCGTTCAAGATCTACGCCCGGCGCGTTGTCGAAAACTGCCGCGTGCTGGCGCAAACGCTGATCGATGGCGGGCTGGCGATCACCAGCGGCGGCACCGATTGCCATTTGGCCGTGGTTGATTTGCGCCCCTTGGGCCTCACTGGTAACATCGCCGAGAAAGCGCTGGAATCGGTCGGCGTCACGCTCAACAAGAACGCAATCCCGAACGACCCTGAAAAACCCATGGTGACATCGGGCATCCGGGTGGGCAGCGCGGCGGGAACGTCACGCGGGTTCGGTCCCGATGAGTATAAGCAAATCGCCGGACTGATGCTTGGCACGCTTCACGCCGTTCGCGACGGAACACTCGACGCCGAGCGGGAACGGATCAGCGGGTTGGTTCGCGATCTCGTTCGTCGCTTTCCCTTGCCATACTGA
- a CDS encoding DNA cytosine methyltransferase, with amino-acid sequence MMRALDLFSAAAGGWSLGLHRAGFLTIAACEIVEWRRILYAENNPHVRLYEDVRDLTAARLVSDLGALPDIIVGSPPCQDISSANAKGKGVDGERSGLYFEAVRLVGDCRPRWFAFENSANLRTRGADRLIDELETLGYACEPCVVGASDIGANHLRKRSWLIGYDPGQLADARCPIPARRYPAGGRIGRTAGDEGIRAGGTVQQSVANADDGHADSEPGPTGQRAAQAQGADDLGSGPVRPDADDQRGTAFRQAGETARPVADTDEAGQPHGWLESGLRTAQLADHGRGDEPHDDGIDADRDGQPVGPVFGREMGRRAGAGGDVEEPWADWNGGFARHLRLDDGFSAWVADTRIALGSRKGTSAASLIVGAFGDAVLPQIPEAIGRAILRTEAALDMVLARDPHDNPGDQQ; translated from the coding sequence ATGATGCGCGCGCTCGATCTGTTCAGCGCCGCCGCCGGAGGCTGGTCGCTCGGCCTGCACCGCGCCGGGTTCCTCACCATCGCCGCCTGCGAAATCGTCGAGTGGCGGCGCATCCTTTACGCAGAGAACAATCCCCATGTCCGACTCTACGAAGACGTGCGCGACCTCACGGCAGCTCGACTTGTTTCCGACCTTGGCGCCTTGCCCGACATCATCGTCGGCAGCCCGCCCTGCCAGGACATCAGCAGCGCCAACGCGAAGGGCAAAGGGGTCGATGGCGAGCGGTCGGGCCTCTACTTCGAGGCCGTCCGGCTTGTCGGAGATTGCCGCCCTCGCTGGTTCGCTTTTGAGAACAGCGCTAATCTCAGAACTCGCGGCGCTGACCGGCTCATCGATGAGCTGGAAACGCTCGGCTACGCCTGCGAACCGTGCGTGGTGGGTGCTTCGGACATCGGAGCCAACCACCTCCGCAAGCGGTCATGGCTCATCGGCTACGATCCCGGCCAGCTTGCCGACGCCCGTTGCCCAATCCCAGCAAGGCGGTATCCGGCTGGAGGGCGGATCGGGCGCACGGCGGGCGATGAAGGCATCCGGGCTGGCGGAACTGTTCAGCAATCGGTCGCAAATGCCGATGATGGGCACGCCGACAGCGAACCCGGCCCCACGGGGCAGCGTGCTGCGCAAGCACAAGGGGCGGATGACCTCGGATCAGGACCGGTTCGACCGGACGCCGACGATCAGCGAGGCACTGCATTTCGGCAGGCTGGAGAAACCGCTCGACCCGTTGCCGACACCGACGAAGCGGGACAGCCGCATGGATGGCTGGAGTCCGGCCTACGAACGGCGCAACTCGCCGACCATGGACGCGGTGATGAGCCGCACGATGATGGCATCGACGCCGACCGCGACGGCCAACCAGTTGGCCCCGTCTTCGGTCGAGAAATGGGCAGGCGCGCGGGCGCTGGCGGCGATGTTGAAGAACCATGGGCTGACTGGAACGGCGGCTTTGCCCGTCACCTACGGCTGGATGATGGGTTTTCCGCCTGGGTGGCTGACACGCGCATTGCGCTCGGCAGTCGCAAAGGGACATCTGCGGCCAGCCTGATCGTCGGCGCGTTCGGGGATGCCGTTCTGCCGCAAATCCCCGAAGCCATCGGCCGCGCCATCCTGCGCACCGAAGCTGCGCTGGACATGGTGCTTGCGCGCGATCCCCATGACAATCCCGGAGACCAACAATGA
- a CDS encoding DUF3363 domain-containing protein, with protein sequence MSADDDNRFRPKPGRIRSDRPKAGKVKSFLSQVKRITRQNQAASGQKFSTPSPSRPSSPGRSYSVAASSKGVKRGRGASFVRVRNISGTWHHRQSGSRRVIVKQRSVRAAGKNGRACAHLRYVQRDGTSRDGERGQLYSAHDDRADGDDFLERGKDDRHQFRFIVSPEDGAELSDLTAYTRDLMKHVEADLGTKLDWVAVNHHNTGHPHVHVIVNGRDDAGGDLVINGDYLANGLPERASELATLELGPVTEIEQSRKLSAEIDQDRFTRIDRAMVQEADEGFFDLRPEPAGQRRQFERTLRLRRLAKLEKMGLASEHAPGVWELRKDMEPVLRDLGARGDIIRTMQKALGSEGSERDPMSFQIHDRAPETPITGRVMDKHLSDDLGENLTIVLDGIDGRTHHIADIAPERLEDARIGSVVEIGPSETATRPSDHTITAIAIAEDGIYRPSCHLEQAKFEGRVLGGDYKGYVDAHVRRLEALRRAGIVERINADQWRIPEDYQSRAAAHDAERSRQASIRVLSAFDLERQVGSDGATWLDRRLIHDEIADLAPTGFGQQVREAMNQRREHHVEQGDATRARNGRVFYRGSLLATLREREIARVGAEMAESKRLPFRAATDGETVRGRLTGTVQLSSGKFAVVEKSHEYTLVPWRPVIDRQLGREVMGVVQGGSVSWQLGRQRGISL encoded by the coding sequence ATGAGCGCCGATGACGACAACCGCTTCCGCCCCAAGCCCGGTCGCATCCGTTCCGACAGGCCAAAGGCGGGTAAGGTCAAGAGCTTTCTCTCCCAGGTCAAACGGATCACCCGCCAGAATCAGGCCGCGAGCGGGCAGAAATTTTCAACACCATCACCATCGCGTCCGTCATCGCCGGGCCGTTCCTACAGCGTCGCCGCCAGTAGCAAGGGCGTGAAACGCGGGCGCGGCGCAAGCTTTGTCCGCGTCCGCAATATCTCCGGCACCTGGCATCATCGCCAGTCGGGCAGCCGTCGGGTGATCGTCAAGCAGCGCAGCGTCCGGGCGGCAGGGAAGAATGGCCGCGCCTGTGCGCATCTGCGTTATGTGCAGCGCGACGGCACCTCGCGCGATGGCGAACGCGGCCAGCTCTATTCGGCGCATGATGACCGCGCCGATGGTGACGATTTCCTTGAGCGCGGCAAGGATGACCGCCACCAGTTTCGCTTCATCGTCTCGCCCGAGGATGGCGCGGAGCTGTCAGACCTGACCGCCTATACCCGCGATCTGATGAAACATGTGGAGGCCGATCTGGGCACGAAGCTCGATTGGGTTGCCGTCAATCACCACAATACCGGTCATCCGCATGTGCATGTCATCGTCAACGGTCGCGATGACGCGGGCGGCGATCTGGTCATCAATGGCGACTATCTCGCCAACGGTTTGCCTGAACGCGCGAGCGAATTGGCCACCCTCGAACTTGGCCCGGTCACGGAGATCGAACAGAGCCGCAAACTTTCAGCGGAGATCGACCAGGACCGTTTCACCCGGATCGACCGGGCCATGGTACAGGAAGCCGATGAAGGCTTTTTCGATCTGCGCCCCGAACCGGCAGGACAGAGGCGACAGTTCGAACGAACATTGCGCCTGCGTCGCCTCGCCAAGCTGGAGAAGATGGGGTTGGCGAGTGAACATGCGCCCGGCGTCTGGGAATTGCGCAAGGATATGGAACCGGTGCTGCGCGATCTGGGCGCGCGTGGCGACATCATCCGCACCATGCAGAAGGCGCTCGGTTCAGAGGGTAGCGAACGCGATCCCATGAGTTTCCAGATTCATGACCGCGCGCCCGAAACGCCGATCACGGGGCGCGTCATGGACAAGCATCTGTCGGACGATCTGGGTGAGAACCTGACCATCGTGTTGGACGGGATCGATGGTCGGACGCATCACATTGCCGACATTGCGCCCGAACGGCTGGAGGATGCCCGCATCGGCAGCGTTGTCGAGATCGGCCCGTCTGAAACGGCAACCCGGCCGTCCGACCACACCATCACCGCCATCGCCATCGCCGAGGACGGCATCTATCGTCCGAGCTGTCATCTGGAGCAGGCGAAGTTCGAGGGCCGTGTTCTCGGCGGCGACTATAAGGGCTATGTCGATGCCCATGTCCGCCGACTGGAGGCGTTGCGCCGGGCGGGGATCGTCGAGCGGATCAACGCCGATCAGTGGCGCATCCCCGAGGATTACCAGAGCCGCGCCGCTGCGCATGATGCCGAACGCAGCCGGCAGGCCAGTATTCGCGTGTTGTCGGCCTTCGATCTGGAAAGGCAGGTCGGATCGGACGGCGCAACCTGGCTGGATCGGAGGCTGATCCATGACGAAATCGCCGACCTTGCGCCAACCGGTTTCGGTCAGCAGGTGCGCGAGGCGATGAATCAGCGCCGCGAACACCATGTCGAACAGGGCGACGCGACCCGAGCGCGGAATGGCCGCGTCTTCTACCGGGGCAGCCTTCTCGCCACCTTGCGCGAGCGCGAGATCGCCCGCGTCGGCGCGGAGATGGCTGAGAGCAAGAGACTGCCGTTCCGCGCCGCTACGGACGGCGAGACTGTCAGGGGCAGGCTCACCGGAACTGTTCAGCTATCCAGTGGCAAATTCGCCGTGGTCGAAAAATCCCATGAGTACACCCTTGTCCCGTGGCGTCCGGTCATCGACCGCCAGCTTGGCCGCGAGGTCATGGGAGTCGTGCAGGGCGGATCGGTGTCGTGGCAGTTGGGACGACAGAGGGGGATCAGCTTGTAA
- a CDS encoding YggS family pyridoxal phosphate-dependent enzyme, which yields MKSDLSSEDIVRFGDHPAEAFAANLQTVKDRIAAACLRSGRPPDDVRLLPVTKTVPAHILRHAFAVGITDFGENKLQEARNKQEVLADLAIRWNIIGHLQTNKVKYLVRFASEFHALDSLRLAKELNRRLDARGRDLDVFVQVNTSGEASKYGLHPDDLLSFVEHLPDYPRLKPRGLMTLAIFSADTERVRRCFRLLRDLRDRAVAVHPCLTQLSMGMSGDYEVAIEEGADVVRVGQAIFGPRPTPDAFYWPGMDSPSANGEAENSS from the coding sequence ATGAAAAGCGACCTTTCATCCGAGGACATCGTGCGCTTCGGTGACCATCCGGCTGAGGCGTTCGCCGCGAACCTGCAAACGGTCAAGGATCGCATCGCGGCCGCCTGCCTTCGCTCTGGCCGCCCGCCTGACGATGTGCGGCTGCTGCCTGTCACCAAGACGGTTCCCGCGCATATCCTGCGCCATGCTTTCGCGGTCGGCATCACGGATTTTGGTGAGAACAAGCTACAGGAAGCGAGAAACAAGCAGGAGGTTCTGGCCGATCTGGCGATCCGCTGGAACATCATCGGCCACCTTCAGACCAACAAGGTGAAATACCTCGTCCGCTTCGCATCTGAGTTTCATGCGCTTGATAGCCTTCGGCTGGCGAAGGAACTGAACCGCCGCCTCGACGCGCGAGGGCGCGATCTCGACGTGTTTGTGCAGGTAAACACCTCTGGCGAGGCCAGCAAATACGGCCTGCATCCTGACGACCTGCTCTCTTTCGTGGAACACCTGCCGGACTATCCCCGGCTGAAACCGCGCGGCCTGATGACGCTGGCGATTTTCAGCGCGGATACCGAGCGCGTGCGCCGGTGCTTCCGTCTACTCCGCGATCTGCGGGATCGGGCGGTCGCCGTTCACCCCTGCCTGACGCAGCTCTCCATGGGGATGTCCGGGGACTATGAGGTCGCCATCGAGGAAGGCGCCGATGTCGTGCGCGTCGGTCAGGCCATATTCGGCCCCCGTCCGACCCCTGACGCCTTCTATTGGCCCGGCATGGACTCGCCCTCCGCCAATGGGGAAGCCGAAAATTCGTCATGA
- a CDS encoding GNAT family N-acetyltransferase gives MSTIFQAEPFTVEQGVKPQHRAQAAQGYWRAFSRKLRYPLGPEKKAVAFLERVMDPTHAISAVSKDGAFLGMAGFKSPQGALVGGDMRDMARVYGWIGGSVRGALIHVLERTCDGDTLLMDGIFVEPAARGQGVGTALLNAIEVYCARQGLRQIRLDVIDTNPRARALYERLGFVERSVLSLGPLRAVFGFSSATEMTKPIVR, from the coding sequence ATGAGTACAATATTCCAAGCCGAGCCCTTCACCGTGGAGCAGGGTGTCAAACCGCAGCATCGTGCGCAGGCGGCGCAAGGATATTGGCGCGCTTTCTCGCGCAAGCTGCGCTACCCTCTGGGGCCGGAGAAAAAGGCCGTCGCCTTTCTTGAGCGCGTCATGGACCCGACCCACGCGATTTCTGCCGTGTCCAAAGACGGGGCGTTTCTCGGCATGGCGGGGTTCAAATCGCCTCAGGGCGCGCTGGTCGGAGGGGACATGCGGGATATGGCGCGTGTCTATGGCTGGATCGGCGGCAGTGTTCGGGGGGCCTTGATCCATGTTTTGGAACGCACATGCGACGGGGATACGCTCTTGATGGACGGGATTTTCGTGGAACCGGCGGCGCGGGGCCAAGGTGTGGGGACTGCACTTTTGAACGCGATAGAGGTCTATTGCGCTCGTCAGGGGCTGCGCCAGATCAGGCTGGATGTCATCGACACCAATCCGCGGGCGCGCGCACTTTACGAACGGTTGGGATTTGTGGAGCGCTCGGTCTTGTCGCTTGGCCCGTTGCGAGCGGTCTTTGGGTTTTCCTCTGCGACCGAAATGACGAAACCCATCGTCCGCTGA
- a CDS encoding DUF736 domain-containing protein, which produces MPQIGQFTREQSGFAGRVQTLTLDIELAIIPAGGEAESAPDYRVHHTDTDGVELGAAWQRTGEKAGNYLSVLLDDPTLQQPIRANLFQNGDDETSWSLHWNRQKPRDGRE; this is translated from the coding sequence ATGCCCCAGATCGGTCAATTCACGCGCGAACAATCCGGCTTTGCCGGTCGCGTTCAGACCCTCACGCTCGACATCGAACTGGCGATCATCCCCGCCGGAGGAGAGGCCGAGAGCGCCCCGGATTACCGCGTTCATCATACCGATACCGACGGCGTGGAGCTTGGTGCGGCGTGGCAACGCACCGGCGAAAAGGCTGGCAACTACCTGTCCGTCCTGCTGGACGATCCCACCTTGCAACAGCCGATCCGTGCCAATCTCTTCCAGAATGGCGACGACGAAACGTCATGGTCACTGCACTGGAACCGTCAGAAACCCCGCGACGGGCGGGAGTGA
- a CDS encoding fumarylacetoacetate hydrolase family protein → MKFTRFGPKGAEKPGLIDAKGRLRDLSDHLDDLSGDVLTRLREFNRLDIETLPLITEEVRLGPCVGGTGKFICIGLNFADHAEESGMELPKEPVIFAKYTSAICGPNDPILIPRGAEKVDWEVELGLVIGKPAKYVSEDKALEHLAGYCLVNDVSERGFQLERAGQWSKGKSSDNFGPVGPWLATPDEIKDPDALAMWCDVNGERMQDGTTATMIFKPAYLISYLSQFFTLYPGDIISTGTPAGVGMGKSPQRYLKDGDVVELGIEGLGTQRQLCVADG, encoded by the coding sequence GTGAAATTCACACGTTTTGGCCCCAAAGGGGCGGAGAAGCCCGGGTTGATCGACGCCAAAGGCCGGCTGCGCGATCTGTCGGATCATTTGGACGATCTGTCGGGCGATGTGTTGACGCGGCTCCGCGAGTTCAACCGGCTCGACATCGAGACGCTGCCCTTGATCACCGAAGAGGTGCGCTTGGGGCCTTGCGTGGGTGGCACGGGCAAATTCATCTGCATTGGGCTCAATTTCGCGGATCATGCCGAGGAGAGCGGTATGGAACTGCCGAAAGAACCGGTGATTTTCGCGAAATACACCTCTGCGATCTGTGGGCCGAACGATCCGATCCTGATTCCGCGTGGCGCGGAAAAGGTCGATTGGGAGGTCGAATTGGGCCTCGTGATTGGCAAGCCCGCGAAATACGTCAGCGAAGACAAGGCGTTGGAGCATCTGGCGGGCTATTGCCTCGTGAACGACGTCTCTGAGCGCGGGTTTCAACTTGAGCGCGCTGGGCAGTGGTCAAAGGGCAAGTCCTCGGACAATTTCGGCCCCGTCGGCCCGTGGCTGGCGACGCCTGACGAGATCAAGGACCCGGACGCTCTGGCGATGTGGTGTGACGTGAACGGCGAACGCATGCAGGATGGGACGACCGCGACGATGATCTTCAAACCGGCCTACCTGATTTCCTACCTGTCGCAGTTCTTCACCCTCTATCCGGGCGACATCATCTCGACCGGCACACCCGCCGGTGTCGGCATGGGCAAGTCGCCTCAGCGCTATCTCAAGGACGGCGATGTGGTCGAATTGGGCATTGAGGGTCTCGGCACCCAACGACAGCTCTGTGTGGCGGATGGGTAA
- a CDS encoding antirestriction protein ArdA: MTNQSDISPRIYVACLAAYNNGYLHGAWIDADQDAGAIRDEIATMLARSPIEDAEEYAIHDYEGFEGVTIHEYAGIENVARMAAFIAEHGALGAGVLAELDDDIEQAETALQDCYHGQFTSLADYMEELTSDCITIPEALRYYIDWKAMARDAELNGEFFTVKTGYDEVHVFSSR, from the coding sequence ATGACCAACCAATCCGATATCAGCCCCCGCATCTATGTTGCCTGCCTGGCGGCCTATAATAACGGCTACCTGCATGGCGCATGGATCGACGCCGATCAGGATGCCGGTGCTATCCGGGATGAGATTGCCACGATGCTGGCGCGGTCCCCCATTGAGGATGCCGAGGAATACGCCATTCACGACTATGAGGGGTTCGAGGGCGTCACCATCCACGAATATGCCGGGATCGAGAATGTCGCACGCATGGCTGCTTTCATTGCAGAACATGGCGCATTGGGGGCTGGCGTGCTGGCGGAGCTGGATGACGACATCGAGCAGGCCGAAACCGCCTTGCAGGATTGCTATCATGGCCAGTTCACCAGCTTGGCCGACTATATGGAAGAACTGACATCCGACTGCATCACGATCCCCGAAGCCTTGCGCTACTATATCGACTGGAAGGCGATGGCCCGCGACGCCGAACTGAACGGCGAGTTTTTCACCGTCAAGACCGGATATGACGAGGTGCATGTGTTTTCCAGCAGGTAA
- a CDS encoding MFS transporter, translating to MTAPQRGLLAQVSAAHLVSHFHIMTVPALLPLLPTIMSVNFVDIGIALAIFNIVTAVVQAPLGYAVDRFGAMRLLKIGLALGSVSFALLILQPTFWVLIVAMALAGIANGVYHPCDYALLSRGIAQDRMGRAFSIHTFAGFLGNALAPLILVWLTINLDIRAAFVVSAGLDLVVLLLLVIRATPSVQAPPITRTITGEPARSRLRMSVLGAIPLLTLFFLLLNLSTGAIEKFSVAALVAGFDVPLATANLALTAFLFASAFGVLAGGVLADRTERHGLVGAIVFALAALLIIGVILVPMPGIALIATLGLAGFLTGCIAPSRDMLVRAAAPAGAEGRVFGIVSSGFNVGGVLGPILFGYLMDNGAAIGVLWASAGFMIATTVIVLLQEWLMRLNKNRANVVTS from the coding sequence ATGACGGCTCCACAACGCGGGCTGCTCGCGCAAGTCTCCGCCGCTCATCTGGTCAGCCATTTTCACATCATGACAGTCCCGGCGCTGCTTCCGCTTCTGCCGACCATCATGAGCGTCAATTTTGTCGACATCGGAATCGCGCTGGCGATTTTCAATATCGTGACCGCCGTTGTGCAGGCCCCGTTGGGCTATGCAGTGGACCGATTTGGCGCGATGCGGCTGTTGAAGATCGGGCTTGCGCTAGGCAGCGTCAGCTTCGCGCTGCTCATCCTTCAGCCGACCTTCTGGGTGCTGATCGTCGCCATGGCGCTCGCCGGAATCGCCAACGGCGTCTATCATCCGTGCGACTACGCGCTCCTATCACGCGGCATTGCGCAAGACAGAATGGGGCGAGCCTTTTCGATCCACACCTTCGCAGGATTTCTCGGCAACGCGCTCGCACCGCTGATATTGGTGTGGCTAACGATCAATCTGGACATCCGGGCGGCCTTTGTCGTCAGCGCCGGACTGGATCTGGTTGTTCTCCTGCTGCTAGTAATCAGGGCGACGCCCTCAGTTCAGGCGCCTCCAATCACAAGGACGATCACCGGGGAACCAGCCCGCTCCCGGCTTCGGATGTCGGTCCTTGGCGCGATACCGCTTTTGACGCTGTTCTTCCTTCTGCTGAATCTCAGCACCGGAGCTATCGAGAAATTCTCGGTCGCCGCTCTCGTCGCGGGATTCGATGTGCCCTTGGCAACCGCCAATCTGGCGCTGACGGCGTTTCTGTTCGCCAGCGCGTTCGGCGTTCTCGCCGGCGGCGTCTTAGCTGATCGGACTGAACGCCATGGCCTTGTCGGGGCAATTGTCTTTGCCCTGGCCGCGCTGCTCATCATCGGCGTGATCCTTGTTCCGATGCCCGGCATCGCCTTGATCGCAACGCTCGGCTTGGCGGGTTTTCTGACTGGCTGCATCGCACCGTCCCGCGACATGCTGGTGCGCGCCGCCGCCCCGGCTGGAGCCGAAGGGCGGGTCTTCGGGATTGTTTCATCCGGCTTCAACGTTGGCGGTGTGCTCGGTCCCATCTTGTTCGGCTACTTGATGGACAATGGGGCGGCGATTGGGGTGCTTTGGGCTTCCGCCGGGTTCATGATAGCGACAACCGTGATCGTGCTGCTTCAGGAGTGGTTGATGCGACTCAACAAGAACCGTGCGAACGTCGTTACAAGCTGA